One Mesoplodon densirostris isolate mMesDen1 chromosome X, mMesDen1 primary haplotype, whole genome shotgun sequence genomic region harbors:
- the LOC132482640 gene encoding melanoma-associated antigen 8-like, which translates to MSELRQPEADFQTPVPAQGLVEAQLLGAEGEEAVSPSSSSSYSDLFLGTLEEVADAGEPSPPQSPSPTAMAAPPWSQCEDDGLSPQDEEGPSTWHDQEDANPLHLDPLPLKVADLVAFLLLKYHTREPTSKAEMLDIVLRDHRDHFPVVFREACECMQLVFGVDVKKVDPSERTYELVPTLGLTCDAVLGDGPSMPKASLLVLIQGLILLEGNRAPEEKVWEGLSIMGVYAGKQHCIYGDPRELLTKVWVQEGYVEYRQVPHSDSARYEFLWGPRAHAETSKCQVLGHLLWVSGWDSRSFPSLFAEGVSDEEQGP; encoded by the coding sequence ATGAGTGAGCTCCGCCAGCCGGAGGCAGACTTTCAGACCCCAGTCCCGGCCCAGGGCCTGGTGGAGGCACAGCTGttgggggctgagggggaggaggCCGTATccccctcgtcctcctcctctTACTCTGACCTGTTCCTGGGCAccctggaggaggtggctgaTGCTGGAGAACCCAGTCccccccagagcccctcccccactgccatgGCCGCCCCTCCTTGGAGCCAATGTGAAGACGACGGCCTCAGCCCCCAAGATGAGGAAGGGCCGAGCACCTGGCATGACCAGGAAGATGCTAATCCCTTGCACCTAGACCCACTACCACTGAAGGTAGCTGACCTGGTGGCATTCCTGCTCCTCAAGTATCACACCAGGGAGCCGACCTCCAAGGCGGAGATGCTTGATATCGTCCTCCGTGACCATCGGGACCACTTCCCTGTGGTCTTCAGAGAAGCTTGCGAGTGCATGCAGCTGGTGTTTGGTGTGGACGTGAAGAAGGTGGACCCCAGCGAGCGCACGTACGAACTggtccccaccctgggcctcaccTGTGATGCAGTGCTGGGCGATGGGCCGAGCATGCCCAAGGCCAGCCTCCTGGTGCTGATCCAGGGCCTGATCCTCCTAGAGGGCAACCGCGCCCCTGAGGAGAAGGTCTGGGAAGGGCTGAGCATCATGGGGGTGTATGCAGGGAAGCAGCACTGCATCTATGGGGACCCCAGGGAGCTCCTCACCAAAGTGTGGGTGCAGGAGGGCTACGTGGAGTACCGGCAGGTGCCCCATAGCGACTCCGCCCGCTACGAGTTCCTCTGGGGTCCCCGGGCCCATGCAGAGACCAGCAAGTGTCAGGTCCTGGGGCATCTGCTCTGGGTCAGTGGATGGGATTCCAGGTCCTTCCCATCCCTGTTTGCAGAGGGTGTGAGCGATGAGGAACAGGGACCCTGA
- the LOC132482641 gene encoding melanoma-associated antigen 8-like: MASGHLGSTSAQQREEPQSRQESRIGGSIDGPHVLSWCLLEVRPWLKEIGHSQQRGLSQALQGVKVQTEPTAIVPAQMDPTEFDCPLVQPSPPTSTEGPRAVPQSTQEVPPPSLLQGLQEPGGEGPSLRTVSSGHRAEEAQAVPGVKGRLAGDRPPRRSAPVRPEGTPEDETCPWSLPVTPAHTPVGGPTPVIMPLVEISELRQPEADLQAPVKAQLVGAEGEKATSSSSSTSSGDAYVELLPQEALRVLIVDLVAFLLFKCRTQELTSKAEILNVVLRDHQDHFTIVFGKACECVQLVFGVAVKEVVHLHERTYVLVPILGLTSDAMLSDGPSMPKASFLVQLLGLITLYGDHAPAEEVWGLLNNKGLCAGRRHCIHGEVRELLTNVWVQEGYVEYRQVPHSDPACYEFLWGPRALMEASKCQVLEYLLRVSGWDSRSFPSLSAEGVSNEEQGA, encoded by the exons ATGGCGTCAGGGCATCTAGGGAGCACATCTGCTCAGCAGCGGGAGGAGCCCCAGAGCCGCCAGGAGTCAAG AATAGGTGGGAGCATTGACGGCCCTCATGTCCTCTCCTGGTGTCTTCTGGAGGTGAGGCCTTGGCTGAAGGAGATTGGTCACAGTCAGCAGAGGGGGCTGTCCCAGGCCCTGCAGGGTGTCAAGGTGCAGACTGAGCCGACCGCCATCGTCCCAGCACAGATGGACCCCACGGAGTTTGATTGTCCCCT AGTCCAGCCCAGTCCTCCTACCAGCACCGAGGGGCCCAGGGCTGTGCCACAGTCTACACAAGAGGTGCCCCCTCCATCCCTCTTACAGGGGCTCCAGGAACCGGGAGGCGAAGGCCCAAGTCTGAGGACCGTGTCCTCAGGCCACAGAGCAGAGGAGGCCCAGGCAGTGCCAGGAGTCAAGGGGAG GTTGGCAGGGGACAGGCCGCCCAGGAGGAGCGCCCCTGTGAGGCCCGAGGGCACCCCTGAAGACGAGACCT GTCCGTGGTCCCTACCTGTCACCCCTGCCCACACTCCCGTCGGCGGCCCGACCCCAGTCATCATGCCCCTGGTCGAGATAAGTGAGCTCCGCCAGCCGGAGGCAGACCTTCAGGCCCCAGTGAAAGCGCAGCTGGTGGGGGCTGAGGGGGAGAAGGCCACATCCTCCTCGTCCTCCACCTCCTCTGGTGACGCCTATGTCGAGTTGTTGCCCCAGGAGGCACTTCGTGTGCTGATAGTTGACCTGGTGGCGTTCCTGCTCTTCAAGTGTCGCACCCAGGAGCTGACCTCCAAGGCGGAGATACTGAACGTGGTCCTCCGTGACCATCAGGACCACTTCACCATCGTCTTCGGCAAAGCTTGCGAGTGCGTGCAGCTGGTGTTTGGTGTGGCCGTGAAGGAGGTGGTGCACCTCCACGAGCGCACCTACGTCCTGGTCCCCATCCTGGGCCTCACCAGTGATGCAATGCTGAGCGATGGGCCGAGCATGCCCAAGGCCAGCTTCCTGGTGCAGCTCCTGGGCCTCATCACCCTATACGGTGACCACGCCCCTGCGGAGGAGGTCTGGGGATTGCTTAACAACAAGGGTCTGTGTGCTGGCAGGAGGCACTGTATCCATGGTGAGGTCAGGGAGCTGCTCACCAATGTGTGGGTGCAGGAGGGTTACGTGGAGTACCGGCAGGTGCCCCACAGCGACCCCGCCTGCTACGAGTTCCTCTGGGGTCCCCGGGCCCTCATGGAGGCCAGCAAGTGTCAGGTCCTGGAGTATCTGCTCAGGGTCAGTGGATGGGATTCCAGGTCCTTCCCATCCCTGTCTGCAGAGGGTGTGAGCAATGAGGAACAGGGAGCCTGA